A genome region from Manihot esculenta cultivar AM560-2 chromosome 5, M.esculenta_v8, whole genome shotgun sequence includes the following:
- the LOC110614966 gene encoding uncharacterized protein LOC110614966, whose protein sequence is MLNPGRMNTLFFQSPSQISSPETPNIIPQNKIQTVPNHKPRNVSWVSSLPSCQLILHKSLPLAVALLLSASPAKAGLMSGFSGLESIPGPQIPQIDFLNRFNEENQKKYAENDARFKSSPILKELLERSKQNKEKNRQQVLDKYCIRGAEWGVGDCSAEGMSPEEREKFISMLKEKAGMK, encoded by the exons ATGCTAAACCCAGGGAGAATGAACACTCTCTTCTTCCAATCTCCCTCTCAGATTTCATCACCTGAAACTCCCAACATTATCCCTCAAAACAAAATTCAAACTGTACCCAATCACAAACCCAGAAATGTTTCTTGGGTTTCTTCTCTGCCTTCCTGCCAACTGATCCTTCACAAATCTCTTCCTTTGGCTGTTGCTCTGCTTCTCTCTGCGAGTCCAG CTAAAGCAGGACTTATGTCTGGATTTTCTGGGCTGGAATCAATACCTGGTCCCCAGATTCCTCAAATTGATTTTCTTAACCGGTTCAATG AAGAAAACCAGAAGAAGTACGCGGAAAATGATGCGAGATTCAAATCGTCTCCCATACTTAAGGAGCTACTAGAACGATCCAAGCAGAACAAAGAGAA GAATCGTCAGCAAGTGCTTGATAAGTACTGCATTCGCGGAGCAGAATGGGGTGTTGGAGATTGTTCAGCAGAGGGAATGTCGCCTGAGGAAAGAGAGAAGTTCATTTCTATGCTAAAAGAGAAAGCTGGAATGAAATAA
- the LOC110615354 gene encoding UDP-glycosyltransferase 13-like, translating to MSREQINEIQDGLLRSAYPFLPMVKDKRVDKEDTDSLNEVLGDELMEKIKDKGLVVKQWENQVEILGHPAVGGLFSHCGWNLVTEAAWHGVRLLVWPAKRDQKVKATVVERSGLDVWPKTWEWGLETVVKREKIGEKIKQMMGSEELKLRAKQIQEEVRKAVSAGGSSNIALSEVIDEWSNVEATM from the coding sequence ATGTCAAGGGAGCAAATAAATGAGATACAAGATGGATTACTAAGGAGTGCGTATCCATTCTTGCCGATGGTGAAAGATAAGAGAGTTGACAAGGAGGATACAGATAGCTTGAACGAGGTGCTTGGAGACGAACTGATGGAGAAGATCAAGGACAAAGGGTTGGTAGTTAAGCAATGGGAGAACCAGGTGGAGATTCTTGGTCACCCAGCGGTTGGTGGGCTTTTCAGCCATTGCGGGTGGAACTTGGTGACTGAGGCTGCATGGCACGGCGTGCGGTTACTAGTATGGCCAGCAAAAAGGGATCAGAAAGTGAAGGCAACGGTGGTGGAGAGGAGTGGGTTGGATGTGTGGCCAAAAACATGGGAATGGGGTTTAGAGACGGTggtgaaaagagaaaaaataggggagaaaattAAACAGATGATGGGAAGTGAAGAGTTGAAATTGAGAGCTAAACAAATTCAAGAAGAGGTAAGGAAAGCTGTGAGTGCTGGTGGCAGCAGTAACATTGCGCTCAGCGAAGTCATTGATGAGTGGAGCAACGTCGAAGCAACGATGTGA